TTGCCGTTCAAGTTCGACAGACAAATCCATTACCCTGTATAAATTGACTGATTACACAATATCATCTGACACCGACTGAAAATAAGAAATTTACAATACTTAAAAACAAAGCCTCCGAACAATCGGAGGCTTTGTTTGCCAAACGGAAATTATTTCAGTTTAGTTTCTTTATACACTACGTGTTTGCGGGCAACTGGGTCAAATTTTTTAATTTCCAATTTGCCGGGCATAGTGCGTTTGTTTTTGGTAGTGGTATAGAAATGACCAGTACCTGCACTGGATTCCAGTTTGATTTTATCGCGCATTGCAGTAATCCTTAACTAAGGGTTTAAATTAAGCTTCACCGCGAGCACGCAAATCAGCCAATACGACATCAATGCCTACTTTGTCGATGGTACGCAGAGCGGCGTTAGAAACGCGCAGGCGAACCCAGCGGTTTTCACTTTCTACCCAAAAACGACGTGATTGCAAGTTAGGCAAAAAACGACGTTTGGTTTTGTTGTTGGCGTGTGATACGTTGTTGCCAGACATCGGGCGCTTACCGGTCACTTTGCAAACTCGTGCCATGGTCAGTCTCCAAACTTCTAAAATAGTAAAACGTGATTTATACCACGAAAAACAGTGTTAGTTCAAGTGTTTTAGAGAAAAACGGCTGTTTTACGCGAATTATCCTGCCGATTGTTGCATTCGGGAAACGTTTGCCGATACGAAACAGACGGAATGCGATTATAGCGGATTTCACAGATGCCTGCATTCTAAATACTGTCCGAACATGTTTCCACATATGTTTTCAGACGGCATTTTAGTCGAGGCAGGGAGTATTAATGCCCTCCCCCTCCATTATTGTGGAACGGCGGTTTTGCCAGCCATATGACGGGTATCATGATAATGAATAACAAGCTGCCTGCCATAAAGATTTCGTTCGAGCCGATAATGAAACCCTGCTGGGTAATGGTATTGTTGATAATACCTGCGGTTTGAATGTCGGAAACGCCGTGCTGGGACAAATGAGCGGCCGTTTCATGCAATGTCGCGGAATAGGGCGTGATGTGTTCGGCAAAGCGTGTATGGTGCAACGCTTCACGCCGTTCCCACAGGGTACTGACGAATGATACGCCGACACCGCCCATAAGCACGCGCAAGAAATTCGACAAGCTGCTGGCAGCGGCAATCTGCCCTCCCTTCATGTGTGACAAGGTGATGGTCGTCAGCGGCAGAAAAAACATGGCGACACCGACACCTTGCCAAAACTGAGGCCAAATGACGTTGCCAATATCCATATCGGCATAAAAATCCGTACGCCAATAGAAAGTAAAGGCAAAGGTCAGGAAGCTGGCAGTTACGAGCAGGCGCATATCGGCCTTGTTGCCGAATCTGCCGATAATGGGTGACAGGAAAACAGGCAGGATGCCGACGGGCGCGGCGGCAAGCCCTGCCCACGTGGAGGTATAGCCCAGGTTGGTCTGCAACACTAACGGCAGCAGGGTCAGCGTCCCCATATACACCATAAAACCCAATGATGTGGCAATTACGCCAACGGTAAAATTCCGATCTTTAAACAGCGATAAATCGACAATCGGATATTTTTCTCCCAATTCCCAAACAATAAAATACGACAAGCACACCAGTGCGACTACGCCCAAGGTAATGATTTCTCCAGAGGCGAACCAGTCGAGTTCCTTCCCCCTGTCCAGCATCATCTGTAACGCGCCGATACCGACTACCATCAATGTAAGCCCGACATAGTCGGTCGGCATTTTAACGGTTTCCGTTTCCCGACATTTCAAATGTTTCCATGTAATCCATGCCGATATGATACCGATGGGGATATTAATGAAGAAAATCCAACCCCAATGCCAGTTTCCGGAAATCCAGCCGCCGAGTATCGGCCCGAGAACAGGGGCGACAACGACGGTCATTGCCCACAATGCCAGTGCCAGCGTCCGTTTTGCGGGCGGATAGGATGCCATTAACAGGCTTTGCGACAAGGGAATCAGCGGCCCGGCGATAAAGCCCTGCAAAATGCGGAAAACAACCAGCGACTGAAGGTTGGGCGCAATGCCGCACAGCCACGATGTGACGACGAAACCGACGGCGGCGGCGGTAAACAATTTGACCTCGCCGATACGTTTTGCCAAAAATCCCGTTAACGGCACGGAAACGGCGTTTGCCACAGCAAAAGAAGTAATGACCCACGTCCCCTGAGTGGTTGCCGCACCGAGGTTGCCGGCGATAACGGGAACGGCGACATTGGCGATAGTCGTATCTAAAACTTCCATAAATACGGCAAGCCCCAAAGACAGCGTAATCCATGCCAATGCCGCACCTTTAAGCGGTGGATAATCCATTGCGTTCTCCGTTTCAGACGGCATCAATGCGCGTATTGCTCAAGAATTTCGTCCACCAGTCTGTCAGCTTCCGACCAATCCGTGCCTTCAGTTTCCGGCAACACGGCATCCGGCGTTTTTGAAATAGGCGCGCCTGCGGCGGAAGTATCCACTTTTACCGTCATCGACAAACCGATGCGCAACGGATGCCTGTCCACATCTTCACGGTTCAATTCGATACGGACAGGGACACGCTGCACCACTTTAATCCAGTTACCCGTGGCATTTTGCGCCGGAATCAGCGAAAACGCGCTGCCCGTACCTGCCGAAAACCCTGCCACCCTGCCGCGATAAACAATTTGTTTACCGTATAAATCGGACACCAGCTCGGCAGGCTGTCCGATTTTCATATGCCGCAACTGCGTCTCTTTAAAATTGGCATCAACCCACACATCCGACAACGGCACCACCGCCATCAGCGGCGCACCGGCCGCCACCTGCTGTCCAACCTGTACCGAACGCTTTGCCACCTGACCGTCCACCGGCGCGCGGATTTGCGTCCGCTGAAGGTTCAACCACGCATCTTTCAACCTGCTGACTGCCGTCTGAACCGCCGGCTGTTCGCGCAAAGCGACCTGACCACCCAAAGCCGCACGCGCCGAAGATTCTTCCGCCAAAGCCGCCTTAACTGCCGCCTGAGCCTGAGACACTGCCGCACGGGCATGTGCCAGCTCTTCGGCGGACACGGCTCCTGATTCCGCTAAAGCAGACCGGCGGCGTAAATCATCCTGCGCACGTGCCAAATCCGCTCGGCGCAAAGCAACCTGCGCCCCCGCCTGAGAAGTGGCGGCATTTTGCTGGCGGTTTTGCCGCACCGCCTGAATCAGCTCGTTTTTCGCCCGTTCATACGCCAACACATAATTGCCGTCGTCCAATACGGCCAACACATCGCCTTTCTTCACAACATCCGTATCATCATGCAACACCTTCCGCACCATACCGCCCGTTTGCGGCGTAATCTGAACCACGCGTCCGACAACATAAGCGTCTTCCGTTTCCTCTTCGTGCTGCCACCATAAAAAAAACGCCGACCCGGCGGCTACGGCGGCAAGCGCGAACAGCAGCGTCAATGCCGTCAGGCGGCGTTTGCGTTTGGCTTGCGTGTTTTGAAGTTTTGTTTCGTCCGTGTGCGTATCCATAAGATTGGGTTCCGAATTTCCTGATTTCATATAAACAATGTTCTTTCAATAGGAGGCAGATTCTATATCCGCGCAATAACGCAATCAAGTCAGTATTTTAGATGCAATATTCAAAAAACAACGCTTCAGGCGGCAAAACTGAAAATATATTTCGTTTATATAGTGGATTAACAAAAATCAGGACAAGGCGACGAAGCCGCAGACAGTACAAATAGTACGGAACCGATTCACTTGGTGCTTGAGCACCTTAGAGAATCGTTCTCTTTGAGCTAAGGCGAGGCAACGCCGTACTGGTTTAAAGTTAATCCACTATATATGACACGGAAAACGCCGCCGTCCAAACCATGCCGTCTGAAGAAAACTACACAAATACCGCCACTTATATTACAATCGCCGCCCGTGGTTCGAAAACCTCCCACATTAAAAAACTAAGGAAACCCTATGTCCCGCAACAACGAAGAGCTGCAAGGCATCTCGCTTTTGGGCAATCAAAAAACCCAATATCCGATCGGCTACGCGCCTGAAATTCTCGAAGCATTCGACAACAAACATCCCGACAACGACTATTTCGTCAAATTCGTCTGCCCCGAATTCACCAGCCTCTGCCCCATGACCGGGCAGCCCGACTTCGCCACCATCTACATCCGCTACATTCCGCACATCAAAATGGTGGAAAGCAAATCCCTGAAACTCTACCTCTTCAGCTTCCGCAACCACGGCGATTTTCATGAAGACTGCGTCAACATCATCATGAAAGACCTCATTGCCCTGATGGATCCGAAATACATCGAAGTATTCGGCGAGTTCACACCGCGCGGCGGCATCGCCATTCATCCTTTCGCCAATTACGGCAAAGCAGGCACCGAGTTCGAAACATTGGCGCGTAAACGCCTGTTTGAGCACGACGCACAATAAACCATCCTTCCCATATTTCAGACGGCATTCCTTCGATACGATATGCCGTCTGAACGCCTTTCCGAAAGATTTTTATGTACGCATTTACTGCCGCACAGCAACAGAAGGCACTCTTCTGGCTGGTGCTTTTCCATATCCTCATCATCGCCGCCAGCAACTATCTGGTGCAGTTCCCCTTCCAAATTTTCGGCATCCACACCACCTGGGGTGCGTTTTCCTTCCCCTTCATCTTCCTCGCCACCGACCTGACCGTCCGCATTTTCGGTTCGCACTTGGCACGGCGGATTATCTTTTGGGTGATGTTCCCCGCCCTTTTGCTTTCCTACGTCTTTTCCGTTTTGTTCCACAACGGCAGTTGGACAGGCTTGGGCGCGCTGTCCGAGTTCAATACCTTTGTCGGACGCATCGCCTTAGCCAGCTTTGCCGCCTACGCGCTCGGACAAATCCTTGATATTTTTGTGTTCAACAAATTACGCCGTCTGAAAGCGTGGTGGATTGCCCCGACCGCATCAACCGTCATCGGCAATGCACTGGACACGTTAGTGTTTTTTGCCGTTGCCTTTTACGCCAGCAGCGATGAATTTATGGCGGCAAACTGGCAGGGCATCGCTTTTGTCGATTACCTGTTCAAACTCACCATCTGTACCCTATTCTTCCTGCCTGCCTACGGTATCCTGCTCAACATCCTGACTGCAAAACTGACCACCCTGCAGACAGAAGAAATACCAAACCGCCCACCCACGCCCCTGCAAAATTCCTGATTCCAAGTTCTAAGAAATCGGAAGGCCGTCTGAAATCGACAACAGGAAAAACTTATATTTTAGAACATTGCAAAATCCGTATGACATGTCGCCTTTGAACAGATTAGGCTTTCGATATATTGTCGACAAACAATTGTTTCAAAAACATCATTCAGTAAAGAAGACTGCTGCCGGTGATACAGTTGGATATTTGCCGATTAAAAGCGTTTTACGTTATACGAAAAGTCAAACCGCCATAACTTCCCGCCGTTTGTATTGACATATCAATGAGATTGCAGTGTGTTCAAAACGCATTCAGCATACTTTATCTGCAACCCAAACCCTTTTGTACATGGGATACCCAATCCAAATTCTTATTGGTAAAGTAGGAAAATTTGTTCTCGGCCAACTAATATCTAAATGGCTTAAAGAAATCTACAAAAACTTCGCCACTCGTGCTTGTACTAACACAGCAATTTCTCGTTGGCGTTCCCCTGTTACAATTGCACTAATGCAAGTGTAACAATCTCCACACCCCGCATCATTTGCATGATGCGGGATATTTTTAAGGAAATCTTATGGAGTTTTTTTTAGCGGTTTGGCATTCAATATTTGATTTCATAACTGGTCTATTTATATTTAAACCATGGGAAGAAGATACAGCAGAAAATAAAATAAAAAGTTTAGCTTTACTTTTCTTTCTGACAATTTGTGGCTTTATTTTTTATATTTTAGTCTTTTAAAGCCATGTTCTCTAACGCGCTCAAAAGTACGTTCTCTATCTCGGTCATGCCCAGTTCTCCCTATCAGATACAAGCCCTTGCCGTCATTCAGCTTAAACGGTTTTTCGGCGGGTTTGGCGTTTTTGATTTGACGATCGTTCAGCGGCATAGCTGGGGTATG
Above is a window of Neisseria sp. Marseille-Q6792 DNA encoding:
- the rpmB gene encoding 50S ribosomal protein L28, translated to MARVCKVTGKRPMSGNNVSHANNKTKRRFLPNLQSRRFWVESENRWVRLRVSNAALRTIDKVGIDVVLADLRARGEA
- the farB gene encoding fatty acid resistance MFS efflux transporter permease subunit FarB — its product is MDYPPLKGAALAWITLSLGLAVFMEVLDTTIANVAVPVIAGNLGAATTQGTWVITSFAVANAVSVPLTGFLAKRIGEVKLFTAAAVGFVVTSWLCGIAPNLQSLVVFRILQGFIAGPLIPLSQSLLMASYPPAKRTLALALWAMTVVVAPVLGPILGGWISGNWHWGWIFFINIPIGIISAWITWKHLKCRETETVKMPTDYVGLTLMVVGIGALQMMLDRGKELDWFASGEIITLGVVALVCLSYFIVWELGEKYPIVDLSLFKDRNFTVGVIATSLGFMVYMGTLTLLPLVLQTNLGYTSTWAGLAAAPVGILPVFLSPIIGRFGNKADMRLLVTASFLTFAFTFYWRTDFYADMDIGNVIWPQFWQGVGVAMFFLPLTTITLSHMKGGQIAAASSLSNFLRVLMGGVGVSFVSTLWERREALHHTRFAEHITPYSATLHETAAHLSQHGVSDIQTAGIINNTITQQGFIIGSNEIFMAGSLLFIIMIPVIWLAKPPFHNNGGGGH
- the rpmG gene encoding 50S ribosomal protein L33 translates to MRDKIKLESSAGTGHFYTTTKNKRTMPGKLEIKKFDPVARKHVVYKETKLK
- a CDS encoding HlyD family efflux transporter periplasmic adaptor subunit; the protein is MDTHTDETKLQNTQAKRKRRLTALTLLFALAAVAAGSAFFLWWQHEEETEDAYVVGRVVQITPQTGGMVRKVLHDDTDVVKKGDVLAVLDDGNYVLAYERAKNELIQAVRQNRQQNAATSQAGAQVALRRADLARAQDDLRRRSALAESGAVSAEELAHARAAVSQAQAAVKAALAEESSARAALGGQVALREQPAVQTAVSRLKDAWLNLQRTQIRAPVDGQVAKRSVQVGQQVAAGAPLMAVVPLSDVWVDANFKETQLRHMKIGQPAELVSDLYGKQIVYRGRVAGFSAGTGSAFSLIPAQNATGNWIKVVQRVPVRIELNREDVDRHPLRIGLSMTVKVDTSAAGAPISKTPDAVLPETEGTDWSEADRLVDEILEQYAH
- the queF gene encoding preQ(1) synthase, yielding MSRNNEELQGISLLGNQKTQYPIGYAPEILEAFDNKHPDNDYFVKFVCPEFTSLCPMTGQPDFATIYIRYIPHIKMVESKSLKLYLFSFRNHGDFHEDCVNIIMKDLIALMDPKYIEVFGEFTPRGGIAIHPFANYGKAGTEFETLARKRLFEHDAQ
- a CDS encoding 7-cyano-7-deazaguanine/7-aminomethyl-7-deazaguanine transporter encodes the protein MYAFTAAQQQKALFWLVLFHILIIAASNYLVQFPFQIFGIHTTWGAFSFPFIFLATDLTVRIFGSHLARRIIFWVMFPALLLSYVFSVLFHNGSWTGLGALSEFNTFVGRIALASFAAYALGQILDIFVFNKLRRLKAWWIAPTASTVIGNALDTLVFFAVAFYASSDEFMAANWQGIAFVDYLFKLTICTLFFLPAYGILLNILTAKLTTLQTEEIPNRPPTPLQNS